One Lagenorhynchus albirostris chromosome 7, mLagAlb1.1, whole genome shotgun sequence genomic window, GACCCCGGGCAGCTGGTGGCAAGAGGCCCCGCGAAGAAAGCCCCCTCAGAGGGGAGAAGGCTCCCAGAAGGGATGGGCGTGTGCTGCCCTGAGAGGAAGGGGAGCTGGGAGCGGGGCTGGGGCGAGCCCAGcccagggtggggggagaggctAGCTGCTGGAAGGGGCCTGGCCCTGCTCGGGAGGCCTCGGGCTTCCCACAGTGGGGCAGGGAATGGGCTCCATCCAGGCGTGGCGACCCCGCCCATCCGCAGGACCCCCTCCTCGGAGCGTTGGCACCATCGGGCCTGCCTGGCACCGGGCCTGCTGCGGCCCAAGGGGAAGCCTGCACCATGCCTTTCCGGCCCCCCAGGAGGAGCTtgtgtggggcggggggcggggaggcctAACCACACACACCATTTGCCGAGGCTGCTGCCCAGCTGTCGGGCCTCACCCCCCCTGCAGAGAAGACAGCCTCGGCCCATTTGGCATTTGTGCCCCGACCAACCGAAGAGACCCTGCGGCTTCTGGTTTCCCAGGGAGCAGGCTGTGCTGGGAGGGGAGGATGAGAGAGAGGCTGGTGGACGGAGACTGAGTGGAACAGGAGGGGGCCGGCCGGCcgcaccccgccccccgccccccgccccaggaCAAGGCTGCCCGCCGAGGGGAGGGGCCAGGTGAGTCAGGAGTGGCCCCGCCTACTTGCCAGTGGGCAAGGGACAGAGACCCCTTTGCAATGGAGATCAAACGCTTGGAGTTTTATCTGAGATCCTGGGAGAGGCAGCGGATTTCGGGGCCTCACTGTATAacggtggcggggcggggggacagTTGAGGCTGGAACTGCCTCTGGAGATCCACTTCAGAGGCCTGAAGGATCCTGGGAGGACTTCTGCAGACCCGTCCCTggccccggggcggggggggcaccAGGCTGGAGGGAGGTGGTGCTTCCACACACAGGGCGAGGCCAGCAGGCAACTCTCGGATGGGCAGAAATGTGTTGGGAGCAGCGACTCGGAAACTGCACGTGGGGTGATGGCGCAGGGCTTGGGGGAGGGCTCCCGGGTCAGGGTGGAGCCGGGAGCACAGGTGCTGTTTGGCCCGGAGGCCCCATCAGTGCAACACAGAGAGGAAATCACTTCCCTCGTTCTGAACGCCCAGGGcaggccctccctccctggcATTCCCGGCCCGCAGCCACCTCTGCTTGGCATCCCAGCCCCAGCAAGCTGGCTGGGCCAGCACTGGCATCTCCCCCTTCTGGCCCCCTGGGAACCATCCAGCTGCATGGTCCACAGGGGACTGGCCCGCCTCCCCCAGGGTGGCAACGTCAacgtcccagccctgcccacagagCCCCTCTGGGCACACACTGGCATCCTCTCTCATCGGCCACCCGCTCCAcctgcctttctccctctcctgggaGCGCGGGCTCTGCCTTCCCCACACCGCTGGGCAGCTCTGGGCATCCTGCCCCCCTCTCTGGAGTGGCTCCGGCCTGGGGCAGCACTCCCCCCGACTCCCCACCACCAGCTCAAGGTGGCTGCGTGTGTGTCTGCAGCGAGAGGGCCCTGACGGCAGGGCCTGGGTAAGGGGCCGCCCGGGGCAGCGCCTAAAGCAAACTCAGGATGGACCAGAACTTGGAAGAGCCACAGGCAGTGGGGGGCCCGCTGCATGGGGCTGGGGGGCAGACTC contains:
- the LOC132522713 gene encoding uncharacterized protein LOC132522713; this translates as MGRGCLLCRGGEARQLGSSLGKWCVWLGLPAPRPTQAPPGGPERHGAGFPLGRSRPGARQARWCQRSEEGVLRMGGVATPGWSPFPAPLWEARGLPSRARPLPAASLSPHPGLGSPQPRSQLPFLSGQHTPIPSGSLLPSEGAFFAGPLATSCPGSLNHELALGLGVTAWGPAPPQGSYPWGHSRVLGAWTPGGCPSLSKCLLSVRSVGPLVRCGRAKVTGQSVPTGLRVGVVATLTGLEAHRVQGVMNGGRSRQKSAVPARGVLGSPLSALGGADGIWGLHLSPAPRAVASAVDASSQGFTRGTVET